The Panicum virgatum strain AP13 chromosome 5K, P.virgatum_v5, whole genome shotgun sequence genome has a window encoding:
- the LOC120708042 gene encoding probable hexosyltransferase MUCI70 isoform X1, with translation MPSSTIRSISITVSDEDGAAAAAAPARRPRAGRRKAAARGLGQRAARLLARWWPVLLLLPAVALLLFEASRLRGSPPAPAAHASSLGRLEPTTRLVRGVREPCLKLVSPKSLANLVFPEGTKHDFVVKRITYKSDDDDYDTFHSEANSTYLLQHAEATRFNLFTGFQTPAEREDSFKVNETVNVHCGFYSDNGGFKISEEDKRYMRTCKVVVSTCAFGGGDDLYQPIGMANSSFDRVCYTAFWDEVTLSTQEAEGKVIGDNGMIGRWRIVVVKSLPFVDQRLNGKIPKMLTHRLFPEARYSIWVDSKYQFRRDPIAVLEALLWRTNSTFAISEHGARSNIYDEGKAIVQKHKATPEEVEVQLTQYHQDGMPGVKRLYGLKALAEASIIVRELTPAPNHFMCAWFNEVVRFTSRDQLSFPYVLWRMNMPGMSMFPVCSRRDLVNSLGHTRKVKPLTQTKPESSAS, from the exons ATGCCGTCGTCGACGATCCGAAGCATCTCCATCACCGTCTCCGACGAagacggtgcggcggcggcggcggcgccggcgaggcggccccGCGCCGGCAGGCGGaaggccgcggcgcgcggcttGGGGCAGCGGGCAGCGCGGCTGCTCGCGCGGTGGTGGcccgtcctcctgctgctcccggCCGTCGCGCTGCTCCTCTTCGAGGCCTCGCGGCTGCGCGGCTCGCCCCCGGcccccgccgcgcacgcctccAGCCTCGGACGGCTCGAACCGACCACGCGCCTCGTCCGTGGCGTGCGCGAGC CTTGCTTGAAGCTCGTTAGTCCCAAAAGTTTGGCAAATTTGGTCTTTCCCGAAGGCACAAAACATGACTTCGTGGTTAAGAGGATCACATACAAAtctgatgatgacgactacgACACATTCCACTCTGAGGCGAACTCTACTTATTTACTGCAGCATGCGGAAGCGACAAGGTTTAATTTGTTTACAGGATTTCAGACACCTGCTGAAAGAGAAGATAGCTTCAAG GTGAATGAGACTGTTAATGTGCATTGTGGTTTCTACAGCGACAATGGTGGCTTCAAAATTTCTGAAGAGGATAAAAGATACATGAGAACCTGTAAAGTTGTTGTGTCTACCTGCGCATTTGGTGGTGGCGATGATCTATATCAACCTATTGGAATGGCCAATTCTTCTTTTGACAGG GTTTGCTACACAGCCTTTTGGGATGAGGTGACCCTATCAACTCAGGAAGCTGAGGGAAAGGTAATTGGTGACAATGGCATGATAGGAAGGTGGCGCATCGTTGTTGTCAAGAGCCTCCCTTTTGTGGATCAACGATTAAATGGGAAGATCCCAAAG ATGTTGACTCATCGCCTTttcccggaggcaaggtactcTATATGGGTGGACTCAAAATACCAATTTCGAAGGGATCCGATAGCAGTGCTTGAAGCTCTTCTTTGGAGGACAAATTCTACCTTTGCTATCTCCGAACATGGAGCGCGGAGTAACATTTATGATGAGGGGAAAGCTATTGTTCAAAAGCACAAGGctactcctgaagaagtagaggtGCAATTGACCCAATATCATCAAGATGGTATGCCAGGCGTAAAAAGATTATATGGATTGAAAG CTCTAGCTGAAGCCTCTATTATTGTGAGGGAGCTCACACCTGCACCGAACCATTTCATGTGTGCTTGGTTCAATGAAGTGGTTCGCTTCACATCTCGGGATCAGCTCAGTTTCCCATATGTTCTGTGGCGAATGAACATGCCTGGAATGAGCATGTTTCCTGTATGCTCTCGCAGGGACCTTGTGAACAGTTTGGGTCACACAAGGAAAGTAAAACCTCTTACACAGACGAAACCAGAGTCTTCTGCCTCGTGA
- the LOC120708042 gene encoding probable hexosyltransferase MUCI70 isoform X2, with translation MTSVFFALSILTACLKLVSPKSLANLVFPEGTKHDFVVKRITYKSDDDDYDTFHSEANSTYLLQHAEATRFNLFTGFQTPAEREDSFKVNETVNVHCGFYSDNGGFKISEEDKRYMRTCKVVVSTCAFGGGDDLYQPIGMANSSFDRQVCYTAFWDEVTLSTQEAEGKVIGDNGMIGRWRIVVVKSLPFVDQRLNGKIPKMLTHRLFPEARYSIWVDSKYQFRRDPIAVLEALLWRTNSTFAISEHGARSNIYDEGKAIVQKHKATPEEVEVQLTQYHQDGMPGVKRLYGLKALAEASIIVRELTPAPNHFMCAWFNEVVRFTSRDQLSFPYVLWRMNMPGMSMFPVCSRRDLVNSLGHTRKVKPLTQTKPESSAS, from the exons ATGACTTCAGTATTTTTTGCATTGTCGATATTGACAGCTTGCTTGAAGCTCGTTAGTCCCAAAAGTTTGGCAAATTTGGTCTTTCCCGAAGGCACAAAACATGACTTCGTGGTTAAGAGGATCACATACAAAtctgatgatgacgactacgACACATTCCACTCTGAGGCGAACTCTACTTATTTACTGCAGCATGCGGAAGCGACAAGGTTTAATTTGTTTACAGGATTTCAGACACCTGCTGAAAGAGAAGATAGCTTCAAG GTGAATGAGACTGTTAATGTGCATTGTGGTTTCTACAGCGACAATGGTGGCTTCAAAATTTCTGAAGAGGATAAAAGATACATGAGAACCTGTAAAGTTGTTGTGTCTACCTGCGCATTTGGTGGTGGCGATGATCTATATCAACCTATTGGAATGGCCAATTCTTCTTTTGACAGG CAGGTTTGCTACACAGCCTTTTGGGATGAGGTGACCCTATCAACTCAGGAAGCTGAGGGAAAGGTAATTGGTGACAATGGCATGATAGGAAGGTGGCGCATCGTTGTTGTCAAGAGCCTCCCTTTTGTGGATCAACGATTAAATGGGAAGATCCCAAAG ATGTTGACTCATCGCCTTttcccggaggcaaggtactcTATATGGGTGGACTCAAAATACCAATTTCGAAGGGATCCGATAGCAGTGCTTGAAGCTCTTCTTTGGAGGACAAATTCTACCTTTGCTATCTCCGAACATGGAGCGCGGAGTAACATTTATGATGAGGGGAAAGCTATTGTTCAAAAGCACAAGGctactcctgaagaagtagaggtGCAATTGACCCAATATCATCAAGATGGTATGCCAGGCGTAAAAAGATTATATGGATTGAAAG CTCTAGCTGAAGCCTCTATTATTGTGAGGGAGCTCACACCTGCACCGAACCATTTCATGTGTGCTTGGTTCAATGAAGTGGTTCGCTTCACATCTCGGGATCAGCTCAGTTTCCCATATGTTCTGTGGCGAATGAACATGCCTGGAATGAGCATGTTTCCTGTATGCTCTCGCAGGGACCTTGTGAACAGTTTGGGTCACACAAGGAAAGTAAAACCTCTTACACAGACGAAACCAGAGTCTTCTGCCTCGTGA
- the LOC120708043 gene encoding 50S ribosomal protein L13, chloroplastic-like, with the protein MAAAVAASAFLSSSFAPRHHHRRLARPVTRRAAPAGLAVRCEQSDKQKRQPLAALVPREQRFMFEGDELCGPDIWNTTWYPKAADHVTTEKTWYVVDATDKILGRLASTIAVHIRGKNEPTYTPSVDMGAFVIVVNVEKVAVSGKKRSQKLYRRHSGRPGGMKEETFDQLQKRIPERIIEHAVRGMLPKGRLGRRLFTHLKVYKGAEHPHVAQKPVPLPIRDKRIQKTD; encoded by the exons ATggccgcggccgtcgccgcATCCGcgttcctctcctcctccttcgccccccgccaccaccaccgccgcctggcCAGGCCCGtgacgcgccgcgccgccccggcgggACTGGCCGTGCGGTGCGAGCAGAGCGACAAGCAGAAGAGGcagccgctcgccgcgctcgtGCCCCGCGAGCAGCGCTTCATGTTCGAGGGCGACGAGCTCTGCGGCCCC GACATATGGAATACAACATGGTATCCTAAGGCTGCAGATCATGTTACCACGGAGAAGACATGGTATGTTGTTGATGCAACAGATAAGATTTTAGGCAGGCTAGCATCCACCATTGCAGTACATATCAGGGGAAAGAATGAACCCACGTACACTCCCAGTGTGGACATGGGTGCTTTTGTCATTGTG GTCAATGTAGAGAAGGTTGCTGTTTCTGGTAAAAAGCGGTCACAGAAGCTCTACAGGAGGCACTCTGGACGGCCTGGAGGGATGAAAGAGGAAACTTTTGACCAACTTCAGAAAAGGATTCCAGAGAGAATCATCGAACATGCAGTGCGTGGAATGCTTCCCAAGGGCAGG CTGGGAAGAAGACTATTTACCCACCTCAAGGTTTACAAAGGGGCAGAACATCCACACGTGGCTCAGAAACCTGTCCCTCTGCCTATCAGGGATAAAAGAATACAAAAGACTGATTAG
- the LOC120708045 gene encoding heat stress transcription factor A-4b-like, with product MEAGGGGASSLPPFLSKTYEMVDDPATDAVVGWTPPGTSFVVANQAEFCRDLLPKYFKHNNFSSFVRQLNTYGFRKIDPEQWEFANEDFIRGQRHRLKNIHRRKPIFSHSSHNQSSAPLADHERREYEKEIEKLKCENANLSSELEKNAEKKLDMERRMQELESKLIFLEDRQKNLIAYVRDIVRAPGFRSSFVQQPDHHGKKRRLLIPVSVHQDANTEGNQIVHGGLTNPPVCRESFDKMESSLNSLENFFREASEAFDISYDDGVPGPSSAVVITEVHSSGESDPVVPSPPSRMHTSSAGAGDSLSRMYTSSAGAGDSLSSHDVTESTSCAESPPLPQMQSCTDSRAKVSEIDVNLEPAITETGPSRDQPAEDHPSLAPANDGFWEQFLTEQPGSNAHQEVQSERRDGDSKDYQTRTGDQENLWWGKKNVEQMTEKLGHLTSAEKT from the exons atggaggcgggcggcgggggcgcgtccTCGCTGCCGCCGTTCCTGAGCAAGACGTACGAGATGGTGGACGACCCGGCCACGGACGCCGTGGTGGGGTGGACGCCGCCGGGGACCAGCTTCGTCGTCGCCAACCAGGCCGAGTTCTGCAGGGATCTGCTCCCCAAGTACTTCAAGCACAACAACTTCTCCAGCTTCGTGCGGCAGCTCAACACCTAC GGCTTCAGAAAAATTGATCCTGAGCAATGGGAGTTTGCAAATGAGGATTTCATTAGGGGACAACGGCACCGACTGAAAAATATACATAGGCGCAAACCCATATTCAGTCACTCATCACACAATCAGTCTTCTGCACCGCTGGCAGATCATGAAAGGCGGGAATATGAAAAGGAAATCGAGAAGCTGAAGTGTGAGAATGCAAATCTTTCCTCAGAGCTTGAAAAGAATGCGGAAAAGAAACTTGATATGGAGAGACGAATGCAGGAGCTGGAGAGTAAGTTGATATTTTTGGAGGATCGGCAAAAGAATCTGATAGCTTATGTCAGAGATATTGTACGGGCACCAGGATTTCGCTCTAGCTTTGTGCAGCAACCTGATCATCATGGAAAGAAAAGGAGACTACTAATACCTGTTTCTGTCCACCAAGATGCAAATACTGAGGGGAATCAGATTGTGCATGGGGGCTTAACGAACCCACCAGTTTGCAGAGAATCATTTGACAAAATGGAGTCTTCCTTGAACTCATTGGAGAATTTCTTTCGAGAAGCAAGTGAAGCATTTGATATTTCATATGATGATGGTGTCCCGGGACCTTCATCTGCCGTTGTTATCACAGAGGTCCATTCATCTGGAGAAAGTGATCCTGTTGTACCATCGCCTCCGTCAAGGATGCATACCTCTTCAGCTGGTGCAGGAGATTCACTCTCAAGGATGTATACCTCTTCAGCTGGTGCAGGAGATTCGCTCTCTTCTCATGACGTAACAGAGTCAACTAGCTGCGCAGAAAGTCCTCCCCTCCCTCAAATGCAGTCCTGTACAGATTCACGAGCTAAGGTGTCTGAGATTGATGTTAATCTGGAGCCTGCTATTACAGAAACTGGTCCGTCAAGAGATCAACCTGCCGAGGACCATCCAAGTTTAGCACCTGCAAACGACGGCTTTTGGGAGCAATTTCTTACTGAGCAGCCTGGTTCCAATGCGCATCAGGAGGTCCAATCAGAAAGGCGAGATGGAGACAGTAAAGACTATCAGACAAGAACAGGAGACCAGGAAAACTTATGGTGGGGAAAGAAGAATGTGGAACAGATGACAGAAAAGCTGGGGCATCTCACCTCAGCAGAGAAAACCTAA
- the LOC120708040 gene encoding protein NRT1/ PTR FAMILY 4.3-like, with amino-acid sequence MVETRVVGGNTYEVVEGKVDWRGRPALRRRHGGVGNSFFILANFGLENMASLSLAVNLILYFMFVMHIDLAEASNLLTNYMGTSYMVAVLISIFADVFVGRYMTVILSSLVELVGLVLLMLQARSDRLKPPSCKYPVDPTCQRVHGGNEVHLYLALYLIAIGSAGIKAALPAHCADQFDEKHPVEKLQMSSCFNWLLLSLCTGGAISVTVFVYIQQFKGWDKGFAAAAGAMGLAVVVFIGGMPRYRFATVQGSSALTEIFQVYVAAFRNRNLPLPENPDDLYEISRSKASPDTEFVAHRAKPFRFLDRAAIVQTPKEDGAPNPWRQCRVTQVEHGKTVLAMVPIFCSAIIMGTCLAQLQTFSIAQGSTMDNRLGKHFQMPVASLPIIPLAMLIFAVPIYEQLFVPFARRLTGLPTGITYLQRVGVGLVLSIVSMAIAAGVEVRRKKVVARHGMVDMIPGLDYLPMSCFWLAPQFAVFGVADMFTYVGLMEFFYSQAPRALKSMSSSFLWCSLSFGYFMSTIIVQAVNAATRGASGGWLASKNINRDRLDLFFWLLAVLSTLNFFNYLFWATWYKYKPAVPPQPEEEQQLQV; translated from the exons CGAATTTCGGGCTTGAGAACATGGCCTCGTTGTCTCTGGCCGTGAACCTGATCCTGTACTTCatgttcgtcatgcacatcGACCTTGCCGAGGCCTCCAACCTGCTGACCAACTACATGGGCACCAGCTACATGGTCGCCGTGCTCATCTCCATCTTCGCGGACGTCTTCGTCGGCAGATACATGACCGTGATCCTGTCATCTCTGGTCGAGCTCGTG GGGCTCGTGCTGCTGATGCTGCAGGCGCGCTCCGACCGGCTGAAGCCGCCCTCTTGCAAGTACCCCGTGGACCCGACGTGCCAGCGGGTGCACGGCGGCAACGAGGTGCACCTCTACCTGGCGCTGTACCTCATCGCGATCGGCTCCGCGGGCATCAAGGCAGCCCTGCCGGCGCACTGCGCCGACCAGTTCGACGAGAAGCACCCCGTGGAGAAGCTGCAGATGTCCAGCTGCTTCAACTGGCTGCTGCTTAGCCTCTGCACCGGCGGCGCCATCAGCGTCACCGTGTTCGTGTATATCCAGCAATTCAAGGGCTGGGACAAggggttcgccgccgccgcgggcgcgatgggcctcgccgtcgtcgtcttcaTCGGCGGCATGCCGAGGTACCGCTTCGCCACCGTGCAGGGCAGCAGTGCGCTGACGGAGATCTTCCAG GTGTACGTCGCTGCATTCAGGAACAGAAACCTGCCGCTCCCCGAGAACCCCGACGATCTGTACGAGATCAGCAGGAGCAAAGCTTCCCCGGACACGGAGTTTGTAGCGCACAGGGCCAAGCCGTTCAG GTTCCTGGACAGGGCGGCCATCGTTCAGACACCCAAGGAGGATGGCGCGCCGAACCCGTGGCGGCAGTGCCGGGTGACGCAGGTGGAGCACGGCAAGACGGTGCTGGCCATGGTGCCCATCTTCTGCAGCGCCATCATCATGGGCACCTGCCTGGCGCAGCTGCAGACCTTCTCCATCGCGCAGGGCAGCACCATGGACAACCGGCTCGGCAAGCACTTCCAGATGCCGGTGGCCTCGCTGCCCATCATCCCGCTCGCCATGCTCATCTTCGCCGTGCCCATCTACGAGCAGCTCTTCGTGCCCTTCGCGCGCCGCCTGACGGGCCTCCCCACCGGCATCACATACCTCCAGCGCGTGGGCGTCGGCCTCGTGCTCTCCATCGTGTCCATGGCCATCGCGGCCGGCGTGGAGGTGCGGCGCAAGAAGGTGGTCGCGAGGCACGGCATGGTGGACATGATCCCCGGGCTCGACTACCTCCCCATGTCCTGCTTCTGGCTGGCGCCGCAGTTCGCCGTGTTCGGCGTCGCCGACATGTTCACCTACGTGGGGCTCATGGAGTTCTTCTACTCGCAGGCGCCCCGGGCGCTCAAGTCCATGTCGTCGTCCTTCCTGTGGTGCTCCCTGTCCTTCGGCTACTTCATGAGCACCATCATCGTGCAGGCCGTCAACGCGGCCACccgcggcgccagcggcgggtGGCTCGCGAGCAAGAACATCAACCGCGACCGCCTCGACCTCTTCTTCTGGCTGCTCGCCGTGCTCAGCACCCTCAACTTCTTCAACTACCTCTTCTGGGCAACTTGGTACAAGTACAAGCCCGCGGTCCCGCCACAAcccgaggaggagcagcagctgcAAGTGTGA
- the LOC120708044 gene encoding probable alpha,alpha-trehalose-phosphate synthase [UDP-forming] 7 has product MMSRSYTNLLDLAEGNFAALGLAGGGARRRQGSFGLKRMSRVMTVPGTLSELDGEDESEPAATNSVASDAPSSLAADRMIVVSNQLPVVARRRPDGRGWSFSWDEDSLLLQLRDGIPDEMEVLFVGSLRADVPVAEQDEVSQALLDRFRCVPVFLPDHLNDRFYHGFCKRQLWPLFHYMLPFSSSASATTASSSPGNGRFDRSAWEAYVLANKFFFEKVVEVINPEDDYVWVHDYHLMVLPTFLRRRFNRLRIGFFLHSPFPSSEIYRTLPVREEILKALLNCDLIGFHTFDYARHFLSCCSRMLGIEYQSKRGYIGLDYFGRTVGIKIMPVGIHMGQLQSGLRLPDREWRLSELQQQFEGKTVLLGVDDMDIFKGINLKLLAFENMLRTHPKWQGRAVLVQIANPARGKGKDLETIQAEIEESCRRINGDFGQSGYSPVVFIDRDVSSVEKIAYYTIAECVVVTAVRDGMNLTPYEYIVCRQGAPGSESTSEVSGPKKSMLVVSEFIGCSPSLSGAIRVNPWNIEATAEGMNEAISMPEQEKQLRHEKHYRYVSSHDVAYWSRSFTQDLERACKDHFRRTCWGIGLGFGFRVVALDPHFTKLNIDSIVNAYEISESRAILLDYDGTLVPQTSINKPPSPEVVSTINTLCSDRRNIVFLVSGRDKDTLGEWFASCPKLGIAAEHGYFLRWSRDEEWQTCTQALDFGWMEMAKPVMNLYTEATDGSSIETKESALVWHHQDADPGFGSSQAKELLDHLESVLANEPVTVKSGQFIVEVKPQGVSKGVVAERILASMKEGGKQADFVLCIGDDRSDEDMFENIADIMKRNMVAPRTPLFACTVGQKPSKAKFYLDDTFEVVTMLSALADATEPELETDSADELAASTSSLDIGDEQSESTDRPIGGS; this is encoded by the exons ATGATGTCGCGGTCGTATACCAACCTGCTCGATCTCGCGGAGGGCAACTTCGCGGCGCTGggcctggccggcggcggggcgcggcggaggcaaggGTCGTTCGGGCTGAAGCGGATGTCGCGGGTGATGACGGTGCCGGGGACGCTGtcggagctcgacggcgaggaCGAGTCGGAGCCCGCGGCGACCAACAGCGTCGCCTCCGACGCGCCCTCTTCGTTGGCGGCCGACCGGATGATCGTCGTCTCCAACCAGCTGCCCGTcgtcgcgcggcggcggcccgatggCCGGGGATGGTCCTTCTCCTGGGACGAGGACTCGctgctcctccagctccgcgACGGCATTCCCGACGAGATGGAGGTGCTCTTTGTCGGCTCCCTCCGCGCCGACGTTCCCGTAGCCGAGCAGGACGAGGTGTCGCAGGCGCTTCTCGATCGATTCCGCTGCGTGCCGGTGTTCCTCCCCGACCACCTCAACGACCGCTTCTACCACGGCTTCTGCAAGCGCCAACTCTGGCCTCTATTCCACTACATGCTCCCCTTCTCATCATCCGcgtccgccaccaccgcctcttCATCGCCCGGCAACGGTCGATTCGACCGTAGCGCTTGGGAGGCGTACGTGCTCGCCAACAAGTTCTTCTTCGAGAAGGTCGTTGAGGTTATCAACCCGGAGGACGACTACGTCTGGGTTCATGACTACCACCTCATGGTGCTGCCTaccttcctccgccgccggttcAACCGCCTCCGAATCGGATTCTTCCTCCACAGCCCCTTCCCTTCGTCAGAGATCTACCGCACCCTCCCTGTTCGTGAGGAGATATTGAAGGCTTTGCTCAATTGTGACCTCATTGGGTTTCACACTTTTGATTACGCCAGGCACTTCCTCTCGTGCTGCAGTAGAATGCTGGGAATTGAATACCAGTCAAAGCGTGGGTACATTGGATTGGATTACTTTGGCCGCACTGTTGGGATCAAAATCATGCCAGTGGGAATTCATATGGGTCAATTGCAGTCAGGTCTGCGCTTGCCTGACAGGGAATGGAGGCTTTCTGAGCTTCAACAGCAGTTTGAGGGGAAAACTGTCTTGCTTGGTGTGGATGATATGGATATCTTCAAGGGGATCAATTTGAAGCTTCTTGCCTTTGAGAATATGCTGAGGACCCATCCCAAGTGGCAGGGCCGGGCAGTATTAGTGCAGATTGCTAACCCAGCCCGTGGGAAGGGTAAGGATCTGGAAACCATCCAGGCTGAGATTGAGGAGAGCTGCCGGAGGATTAATGGGGACTTTGGCCAGTCAGGGTATAGCCCTGTTGTTTTCATTGATCGTGATGTGTCAAGTGTTGAGAAGATTGCCTATTATACAATAGCAGAATGTGTGGTGGTGACTGCTGTGAGGGATGGGATGAACTTGACACCATATGAATACATTGTCTGTAGGCAGGGTGCTCCAGGATCCGAGTCCACATCAGAGGTGAGTGGGCCAAAGAAGAGCATGCTGGTTGTGTCAGAGTTTATTGGCTGCTCACCGTCGTTGAGTGGTGCTATTCGGGTTaacccatggaatatagagGCAACCGCAGAGGGGATGAATGAGGCCATTTCAATGCCTGAACAGGAAAAACAATTGAGGCATGAGAAGCATTACCGTTATGTCAGCAGCCATGATGTTGCTTACTGGTCAAGGAGCTTCACCCAAGACTTGGAAAGGGCTTGTAAGGACCACTTTAGGAGGACTTGTTGGGGCATAGGGTTGGGATTCGGTTTCAGGGTGGTGGCCTTGGACCCTCATTTCACAAAGCTTAACATAGATTCAATTGTTAATGCTTATGAAATTTCGGAGAGCAGGGCTATTTTGCTTGACTATGATGGAACTTTGGTTCCTCAGACTTCCATCAACAAGCCACCTAGCCCAGAAGTTGTGAGTACTATCAATACCCTTTGCTCAGATAGGAGAAATATTGTTTTTCTTGTCAGTGGGCGAGACAAGGATACGTTGGGAGAGTGGTTTGCCTCATGTCCAAAGCTGGGGATTGCAGCTGAACATGGTTACTTTTTAAG GTGGTCTAGAGATGAGGAGTGGCAAACCTGCACCCAAGCTTTGGACTTTGGTTGGATGGAAATGGCAAAGCCAGTGATGAATTTGTACACAGAAGCAACTGATGGATCCTCCATTGAGACCAAGGAAAGTGCTTTGGTGTGGCACCATCAGGATGCTGACCCAGGCTTTGGATCATCACAGGCAAAGGAATTGCTTGATCACCTGGAAAGTGTACTAGCAAATGAACCAGTCACTGTTAAAAGTGGCCAGTTCATTGTTGAAGTGAAACCTCAG GGCGTAAGCAAGGGAGTAGTTGCTGAGAGGATACTTGCATCAATGAAGGAGGGAGGAAAGCAGGCTGATTTCGTACTGTGTATTGGTGATGACAGGTCCGATGAGGACATGTTTGAGAACATTGCCGATATCATGAAGAGGAATATGGTTGCTCCGAGAACACCACTGTTTGCGTGTACTGTGGGACAAAAACCAAGCAAAGCCAAATTCTACCTGGACGATACATTCGAAGTGGTCACCATGCTGAGCGCACTGGCAGATGCCACAGAACCTGAACTGGAGACTGATTCGGCTGATGAATTGGCCGCATCTACTTCATCACTCGACATTGGTGATGAACAATCAGAATCCACTGATAGACCAATTGGAGGATCTTAG
- the LOC120708041 gene encoding oil body-associated protein 2A: MASSDDKPVPTPASAGGAPPGQPTTVASKVLDMGAAAMQSLQPVKQVKQHVCTFALYAHDPKRQLETHHYVSRLNQDFLQCAVYDSDAADARLIGVEYIVSRKVFDTLPAEEQRLWHSHAHEITAGLWASPRVPGMLEKPELDQLASTLGKFWCTWQVDRGDRLPLGAPALMASPQADPAAVVRPGLVRARDDRYGFSTEELRAARADVEAPAEEHPGQADYWLRHRKGFALDVVPHEMKRHAPFP, encoded by the coding sequence ATGGCGTCCAGCGACGACAAGCCAGTGCCGACCccggcgtcggcgggcggcgcgccccCAGGGCAGCCGACGACGGTGGCGTCCAAGGTGCTGGAcatgggcgcggcggcgatgcaGTCGCTGCAGCCCGTGAAGCAGGTGAAGCAGCACGTGTGCACGTTCGCGCTGTACGCGCACGACCCCAAGCGGCAGCTGGAGACGCACCACTACGTCTCCCGCCTCAACCAGGACTTCCTCCAGTGCGCCGTCTACGACtccgacgccgccgacgcccgaCTCATCGGCGTGGAGTACATCGTGTCGAGGAAGGTGTTCGACACGCTGCCGGCGGAGGAGCAGCGGCTGTGGCACTCGCACGCGCACGAGATCACGGCGGGGCTGTGGGCCAGCCCGCGGGTGCCGGGGATGCTGGAGAAGCCGGAGCTGGACCAGCTGGCCTCCACGCTGGGCAAGTTCTGGTGCACCTGGCAGGTGGACCGCGGCGACCGCCTGCCGCTGGGCGCCCCCGCGCTGATGGCGTCCCCGCAggccgaccccgccgccgtcgtgcgccccggCCTGGTGCGGGCGCGCGACGACCGGTACGGCTTCTCCACGGAGGAGCTCCGCGCGGCCCGGGCCGACGTCGAGGCGCCCGCCGAGGAGCACCCGGGCCAGGCCGACTACTGGCTCCGCCACCGCAAGGGGTTCGCCCTCGACGTGGTGCCGCACGAGATGAAGCGACACGCGCCGTTCCCGTGA